A single window of Granulicella mallensis MP5ACTX8 DNA harbors:
- a CDS encoding di-trans,poly-cis-decaprenylcistransferase, translated as MMQSYLLAAKSFAVQSDPCEGLHVAIIMDGNGRWATQRGLPRIAGHRAGGAAARRVVEHAMDMGIRCLTLYAFSSDNWRRPVLEVHRIFWLLRAFLRLERERFRKRGVRLQAIGRRDRLPKVLLREINDAEDATAGGTRLHLRVALDYSSRDDITRAAMRASSKVCDSSELSAEMLGQMLAEELKAGNGDVDLLIRTGGEKRLSDFLLWESAYAELLFTDRMWPDFDAADLEAALEEFRHRERRFGGVPEASSQLAAQLVGGAE; from the coding sequence ATGATGCAAAGTTATCTACTTGCGGCTAAAAGCTTTGCAGTGCAAAGTGATCCCTGCGAGGGCCTGCATGTGGCCATCATTATGGACGGCAATGGCCGCTGGGCTACGCAACGTGGCTTGCCCCGTATTGCCGGCCATCGTGCAGGAGGCGCTGCGGCACGGCGCGTGGTTGAGCATGCGATGGATATGGGGATTCGGTGTCTGACGCTGTATGCGTTCTCCTCGGACAATTGGCGGCGGCCAGTTTTGGAGGTACACAGGATCTTCTGGCTGCTGCGTGCCTTCTTGCGCCTGGAGCGGGAGCGATTCAGGAAACGTGGTGTACGGCTTCAGGCGATAGGGCGGCGCGATCGTCTGCCCAAAGTCCTATTGCGCGAGATCAATGACGCCGAAGATGCAACCGCTGGAGGCACGCGTCTCCATTTGCGAGTTGCCCTGGATTACTCCTCTCGGGATGACATTACACGTGCTGCCATGCGCGCTTCTTCTAAGGTTTGCGATTCTTCAGAACTCTCGGCGGAGATGCTGGGGCAGATGCTCGCGGAGGAACTGAAGGCAGGGAACGGCGATGTGGATCTGCTGATTCGTACGGGTGGAGAGAAGCGTCTCTCAGATTTTCTGCTATGGGAGTCTGCTTACGCCGAGCTGCTGTTTACCGATCGCATGTGGCCAGACTTCGATGCTGCCGATCTGGAAGCTGCGCTTGAAGAATTCAGGCACAGGGAACGACGCTTCGGTGGGGTACCGGAGGCATCCTCGCAACTTGCGGCGCAGTTAGTTGGAGGTGCGGAATGA
- a CDS encoding transcriptional regulator, with protein sequence MKSKTAASEGRFAYEGLDRVIHERARLSVLTSLITNPKGLVFNKLKELCSLTDGNLSRHLKVLETEKMVEIVKGYDHNRPQTICRITPSGRKRYLEYLATLEQVVKDAAKGSKDEPAPVALRGLTTSRA encoded by the coding sequence ATGAAATCTAAGACGGCTGCGAGCGAAGGACGATTTGCGTATGAAGGATTGGATCGAGTGATCCATGAGCGCGCCCGTCTGAGCGTTCTTACTTCTCTGATTACGAATCCGAAGGGGCTGGTCTTTAACAAGCTGAAGGAGCTGTGTTCGCTTACAGATGGGAACCTGAGCCGTCATCTGAAGGTGCTGGAGACAGAAAAGATGGTTGAGATTGTGAAAGGGTACGATCACAATCGGCCGCAGACGATATGCCGCATTACTCCTTCCGGACGGAAACGCTACCTGGAGTATCTGGCGACGCTCGAGCAGGTGGTGAAGGACGCCGCTAAGGGAAGCAAAGACGAACCTGCGCCCGTCGCACTTCGTGGTCTTACAACATCACGGGCCTAG
- a CDS encoding TolC family protein: MRQLFFLFLLAASGPALAQVNGANLPAAPRPASGIFVLSALSQEAGPQASSSSSVSSGSGVPQKPLLDSGSPATPITRSDAEGIALKNNPRITANQLLALAAGQVTRQTRSAELPQVYGSITASEAEDGSRVGSGALTDSRLYSHAGTGGGLTQLITDFGHTRDLVATNKLQQKAQDKTVIATEQDVLMATDAAFYRLLNAQSLLDVAKATVAARSDVQKLTSALTRSALKSDLDLNIASADLSQSQLLQLDTENAVASASAALAALLAAAPDTVYQAVEDSNAAPPPPPGTDSSAALNADAQMQRPDLQALRLNAQAYQKYARAQQLQHLPTISALAVGGITPAAPDGVFVPHWYAAGGVNLSLPLFTGFRIDAQAEEARLRQRATEKQAQELSDTIARDVRIGVLNAQTAFRRIGVADQFRNQTAQAFALAQTRYKLGLSSIVELSQAQLQSTQAAVAAVNARYDYLLALRSLDYARGQLAP, encoded by the coding sequence GTGAGACAACTATTCTTTCTCTTCCTGCTTGCGGCCTCTGGCCCTGCTTTGGCCCAGGTGAATGGGGCGAATCTGCCAGCTGCCCCGCGCCCCGCCTCTGGTATTTTCGTGCTCTCTGCTTTGAGTCAAGAAGCAGGGCCGCAGGCTTCGAGCAGTTCTTCAGTCTCTTCGGGCTCCGGAGTTCCGCAGAAGCCACTGCTGGATTCAGGGAGTCCAGCGACTCCAATCACTCGCTCGGATGCAGAAGGCATTGCGCTCAAAAACAATCCGAGGATTACTGCGAATCAACTGCTGGCGCTGGCCGCAGGACAGGTTACGCGCCAGACGCGATCGGCAGAGTTGCCGCAGGTTTACGGCTCTATTACTGCGTCTGAGGCGGAAGATGGAAGTCGAGTTGGGTCGGGTGCTCTTACGGATTCACGTCTGTATTCGCATGCGGGAACAGGAGGAGGTCTTACTCAACTCATCACAGACTTCGGCCACACCCGGGACCTCGTTGCGACGAACAAACTTCAGCAAAAGGCTCAAGACAAGACGGTGATTGCTACGGAGCAGGATGTTCTGATGGCCACCGATGCAGCCTTCTATCGGTTGCTTAATGCGCAGTCTCTGCTGGATGTTGCCAAGGCAACCGTAGCGGCCAGAAGTGATGTTCAAAAGCTTACTTCGGCGTTGACCAGGAGTGCTTTAAAGAGCGATCTGGATCTCAATATCGCATCAGCGGATTTGTCCCAGTCGCAGTTGCTGCAACTGGATACAGAGAATGCCGTAGCGTCTGCGAGTGCTGCCCTGGCGGCTCTTTTGGCGGCGGCACCGGATACGGTGTATCAGGCCGTCGAAGATTCGAATGCGGCTCCTCCTCCGCCTCCAGGGACGGATAGTTCCGCAGCCTTGAATGCCGACGCACAGATGCAACGCCCGGATTTGCAGGCGCTCAGGCTGAATGCACAGGCCTACCAGAAATACGCGCGCGCTCAACAATTACAGCACCTGCCGACTATCTCCGCCTTAGCTGTAGGAGGGATCACACCTGCAGCTCCTGACGGTGTCTTTGTGCCGCATTGGTATGCTGCGGGCGGAGTCAACTTATCCTTGCCGCTCTTCACTGGTTTTCGCATCGACGCGCAGGCGGAGGAGGCTCGGCTTCGTCAGCGAGCTACAGAGAAGCAGGCGCAGGAGCTTTCCGACACAATCGCTCGCGATGTGCGTATTGGAGTCCTGAATGCGCAAACAGCGTTCCGGCGCATCGGTGTGGCTGACCAGTTTCGTAACCAAACGGCACAAGCGTTTGCTCTTGCTCAGACGCGGTATAAGCTCGGACTGAGTTCCATCGTCGAACTTAGCCAGGCGCAGTTGCAGAGCACACAGGCCGCCGTCGCCGCCGTCAATGCACGATATGACTATCTGCTCGCGTTGCGGTCTCTTGACTATGCTCGGGGGCAACTTGCACCTTGA
- a CDS encoding efflux RND transporter permease subunit, producing MSFFAIRYPFFILMSCMIVIVVGIAAITGMPVDLFPPVKIPVVVVATFYAGMPPQQIESDITDSDERFFTLGSNIDHIESRSMSGVSLIKIYFQPGTDPTAAVSGISNLAMANLRRLPPGTLPPVVLSFDAANLPVCLITLKGAGMNETQLKDVAQFSVRNQVANVPGASVPQPYGGTYRQIMVYVDPLKLQASQLGVMDVVHAVNDSNLILPAGDVRIGPKDYNIYANSQVPTPNDVNSIPLKTVGNASILVGDVGHAVDGGQLQTNIVRVDGQRSVYIPVLKQGGNSNTITIVDGIRKATAHLLDIPQQLKTSVVFDQSVFVKTAIKNVISEGAIGLCLTGIMILLFLGNVRATIAVLLSIPISCIATFLVLNAFGNSINTMVLGGMALVLSRLIDNSVVVLENIFRHFEMGSDPVKASQEGGREVQLAVLAATVSTAIVFFPVVLLTGVSKYLFTALALAVVIALFCSYVVAMTVVPLFCSKFIKHTGHGNEHKSAQEDDPVPEHMRGGHGQKNIFAQIVYQFNRGFGWLQTRYDGAIQYCLGRPVLVITVFATFVVLSFALAPFLGRAYFPRTDPGQFVVSIKAPTGTRIELTDQYIARVEEDVRSVIAPKDLNMIVSNIGVTPDLSAIYTPNSGMHTAFVQVSLKEDHSLSSFAYMQRVRTKLAADLPSVQTYFQSGGLVDSIVNQGLPAPFDIQVSSNDMEGGYAIAQQLAQKMRALHGVSDVLIPQDVDYPGLALNIDRQQASLEGLTPKTIVDSVITAMTSNGVVAPSYWIDPKTGNNYMLTVQYPETQVQTLNDFKQIPLRSADGKSTTPLETVASIKSINTPTEVDHYQLRRVFDIYIMPKAENLSIVSKDVDKIVAAMHPPHGTVLTVRGSVNSMNDSFKSFAIGLILSIILVFLILMAQFASFVDPFIILLAIPPGISGVILFLLVTGTSINIMSLMGVLMMTGIVVSDSILIVEFTGQLREQGLKLEEAIITACKVRLRPILMTTLATILGLIPMALALEAGSEQYAPLARAILGGLTVSGIVTVFLVPSAYLLIHRRIEARKANAGTTEPGNLQQGMEATA from the coding sequence ATGTCCTTCTTTGCGATTCGTTATCCCTTCTTCATCCTTATGTCCTGCATGATCGTGATTGTTGTCGGTATCGCGGCTATCACGGGTATGCCTGTCGACTTATTTCCTCCAGTCAAGATTCCAGTGGTTGTAGTCGCTACGTTCTACGCTGGAATGCCACCACAACAGATCGAATCCGATATTACGGACAGCGACGAACGGTTCTTCACGCTGGGAAGCAATATCGATCACATTGAGTCACGCTCGATGAGCGGCGTCAGCTTGATCAAGATCTATTTTCAGCCCGGCACCGATCCAACCGCTGCGGTCAGTGGGATATCGAACCTGGCCATGGCCAACCTGCGACGCTTGCCTCCGGGAACTCTGCCGCCGGTAGTGCTCAGTTTTGATGCAGCCAATCTTCCGGTTTGTCTGATCACGCTGAAGGGCGCCGGGATGAATGAGACGCAACTGAAAGACGTTGCGCAGTTCAGCGTTCGCAACCAGGTTGCCAATGTACCGGGTGCCTCGGTGCCACAACCTTACGGTGGAACGTATCGGCAGATCATGGTCTATGTCGATCCACTGAAGCTCCAGGCTTCCCAGCTTGGAGTGATGGATGTGGTCCATGCCGTCAACGACTCTAACCTCATTTTGCCGGCAGGTGACGTTCGCATTGGGCCTAAGGATTACAACATCTACGCGAATAGCCAGGTGCCAACTCCGAACGATGTAAACAGTATTCCGCTCAAGACGGTAGGGAACGCCTCTATCCTGGTCGGAGACGTGGGGCATGCGGTCGATGGCGGACAACTACAGACGAATATTGTGCGTGTCGATGGACAGCGCTCCGTTTATATTCCTGTGCTCAAGCAGGGAGGCAATTCCAACACGATCACTATCGTCGATGGAATTCGAAAAGCAACTGCGCATCTACTCGACATTCCCCAACAACTGAAGACCAGCGTGGTATTCGATCAATCGGTCTTCGTAAAGACGGCGATCAAGAATGTGATCAGCGAAGGTGCCATCGGGCTTTGCCTGACCGGCATTATGATTCTACTTTTTCTTGGAAATGTTCGTGCAACGATTGCGGTTCTCTTATCGATTCCAATTTCGTGTATCGCCACGTTCCTTGTGTTGAATGCTTTTGGGAACTCGATCAACACGATGGTATTAGGCGGCATGGCCCTGGTGCTTTCTCGTCTTATCGATAACTCGGTAGTTGTGCTTGAGAATATCTTTCGACATTTTGAGATGGGCTCAGATCCTGTGAAGGCATCGCAGGAGGGCGGCAGGGAAGTTCAGCTTGCGGTTTTGGCGGCGACCGTCAGTACTGCCATTGTGTTCTTCCCGGTTGTTCTGCTTACGGGTGTTAGTAAATATCTGTTCACGGCACTTGCGCTCGCTGTGGTCATCGCGCTCTTTTGTTCTTATGTTGTGGCCATGACGGTAGTGCCACTCTTCTGTTCGAAGTTCATTAAACATACAGGGCATGGCAACGAACATAAGTCAGCGCAAGAGGACGACCCTGTGCCGGAGCATATGCGTGGCGGCCATGGACAGAAAAACATCTTTGCGCAGATCGTCTATCAGTTCAATCGGGGCTTTGGCTGGTTGCAGACTCGCTACGATGGCGCGATTCAATACTGCCTGGGTAGACCTGTGCTGGTCATCACGGTATTTGCCACGTTTGTTGTGCTTAGCTTTGCCCTGGCTCCGTTTTTAGGGCGCGCTTACTTTCCACGCACGGACCCCGGGCAATTTGTTGTCAGCATTAAGGCTCCAACAGGTACTCGTATCGAACTTACGGACCAATACATCGCTCGTGTAGAAGAGGACGTTCGTTCAGTCATTGCTCCGAAGGATCTCAATATGATCGTTTCAAATATTGGGGTTACTCCCGATCTTTCGGCGATCTACACGCCGAACTCGGGGATGCATACCGCCTTTGTCCAGGTCAGTCTCAAAGAGGATCACAGTCTTAGCAGTTTTGCTTATATGCAGCGCGTAAGAACGAAACTTGCTGCCGATCTTCCCTCCGTACAGACCTACTTCCAATCTGGGGGGCTTGTTGATTCCATCGTTAACCAGGGACTGCCGGCTCCCTTCGATATCCAGGTCAGCAGCAACGATATGGAAGGTGGGTACGCGATAGCCCAGCAACTCGCGCAGAAGATGCGCGCGTTGCATGGAGTCAGTGATGTGCTGATTCCTCAGGATGTCGACTATCCCGGTCTTGCGCTTAATATCGACCGTCAACAGGCAAGTCTTGAAGGCCTGACACCGAAGACGATCGTAGATAGCGTCATTACAGCTATGACATCGAATGGCGTGGTGGCTCCCAGCTACTGGATCGATCCAAAGACAGGGAACAACTACATGCTGACTGTCCAGTACCCAGAGACGCAGGTCCAGACACTGAATGATTTTAAACAGATTCCATTGCGTTCAGCAGACGGTAAAAGCACGACTCCCCTTGAGACGGTTGCGTCGATCAAATCGATCAATACGCCAACTGAAGTCGATCACTATCAGCTTCGTCGAGTTTTTGACATTTATATTATGCCGAAGGCGGAGAACCTTTCTATTGTGAGCAAGGATGTCGACAAGATCGTTGCCGCCATGCATCCTCCGCACGGAACGGTACTGACTGTGCGAGGCTCGGTCAATAGTATGAACGACTCTTTCAAGTCGTTTGCCATAGGGCTGATCCTTTCGATTATTCTCGTCTTCCTGATCCTCATGGCGCAGTTTGCCTCTTTTGTCGATCCCTTCATTATTCTTCTGGCGATCCCTCCGGGTATTTCGGGAGTAATCCTTTTTCTCCTGGTTACGGGAACTTCTATCAACATCATGAGTTTGATGGGCGTGCTGATGATGACTGGCATCGTTGTATCGGACAGCATCCTGATCGTCGAGTTTACGGGCCAGCTTCGCGAACAAGGGCTGAAGTTGGAGGAGGCCATCATCACAGCTTGTAAGGTGCGATTGAGGCCGATTCTGATGACTACACTGGCGACGATTCTTGGGCTTATTCCCATGGCTCTCGCGCTTGAAGCGGGGAGTGAACAATACGCTCCGCTCGCTCGCGCGATTCTCGGGGGGCTTACGGTCTCGGGCATCGTTACGGTGTTTCTTGTGCCGAGTGCCTATCTATTGATTCATCGGCGTATTGAAGCTCGCAAGGCGAATGCAGGAACGACAGAGCCTGGAAATCTGCAGCAGGGAATGGAGGCCACAGCGTGA
- a CDS encoding efflux RND transporter periplasmic adaptor subunit: MRSRRLLVAAGCCLAVVLLLLYLLHAHHPSDATGDAPASPPTVSVATAHAGFIANQLTVAGVFQPFQEIDVHGKVSGYIRHIYVDIGDRVRQGQTLAVLEVPELQAEVAGAQAGITQTQQNILRLQNEVAREEAGYAAVHANYVRLKQASDQQPGLVAAQELDDALAKDRSAASQVDAAKSAVAAAHGQLGVSRAENLRVSSLEQYATITAPYSGVITMRYADTGALIPAGTAEGLNQAVVRLAQSDVLRLRMPVPERDVPFVHVGSVVAVHVQATGQQFPGTVVRFTRDVSNATRTMMTEVDVNNPTLTLTPGMYADVTFNLEQKDNALLIPASAVVQGDQPSVMLVDSSNRVEKRPVVLGIAGSNSQEVTSGLQAGDRVVIGGLSALQPGQQVTPQAAKNDLANYQKENQKGDR; the protein is encoded by the coding sequence ATGCGCTCCAGGCGCCTGCTAGTGGCTGCTGGCTGTTGTCTCGCCGTGGTCTTGCTATTGCTCTATCTGCTCCATGCTCATCATCCGTCCGATGCGACCGGCGATGCGCCTGCTTCTCCCCCAACCGTCTCTGTCGCGACCGCTCATGCTGGCTTTATTGCTAATCAACTTACGGTTGCCGGAGTGTTCCAGCCCTTTCAAGAGATCGACGTTCATGGAAAAGTCTCGGGATATATCCGGCACATTTACGTAGATATCGGTGATCGGGTGCGTCAGGGCCAGACGCTTGCCGTCCTGGAAGTTCCAGAGCTTCAAGCCGAAGTAGCCGGCGCGCAGGCCGGCATTACTCAGACGCAGCAGAACATCCTGCGCTTGCAGAACGAAGTTGCTCGCGAAGAGGCCGGCTATGCCGCTGTGCATGCCAACTATGTTCGTTTGAAGCAGGCATCCGATCAGCAGCCGGGATTAGTTGCCGCGCAGGAGCTTGACGATGCGCTGGCGAAGGACCGATCCGCAGCTTCGCAGGTAGATGCGGCGAAGTCTGCCGTTGCAGCGGCGCACGGGCAGCTCGGAGTCTCGCGAGCTGAGAACCTGCGTGTCAGCAGCCTTGAGCAATACGCTACGATCACCGCTCCCTATAGCGGAGTCATCACGATGCGCTATGCAGATACAGGCGCATTGATTCCAGCAGGGACTGCCGAAGGACTCAACCAGGCGGTGGTTCGATTGGCGCAAAGTGACGTGCTGCGTCTCCGTATGCCAGTTCCTGAGCGGGACGTTCCTTTCGTTCACGTGGGATCTGTCGTCGCGGTTCATGTGCAGGCGACAGGGCAGCAATTTCCCGGAACCGTCGTTCGCTTTACACGGGATGTTTCCAATGCGACAAGGACGATGATGACCGAAGTTGACGTGAATAATCCGACGCTCACGCTTACGCCAGGCATGTACGCCGATGTCACTTTCAACCTGGAGCAGAAAGACAATGCACTTCTTATTCCGGCGAGCGCCGTTGTCCAAGGAGATCAGCCGTCGGTCATGCTGGTTGATAGCAGTAACCGCGTAGAGAAGCGGCCTGTTGTTCTGGGTATTGCAGGATCAAATTCGCAAGAGGTAACCTCCGGTTTGCAGGCGGGTGATCGTGTTGTTATCGGTGGTTTGTCCGCTTTGCAGCCAGGACAACAAGTCACTCCCCAGGCGGCTAAGAACGATCTCGCGAATTATCAAAAAGAGAATCAGAAGGGGGACCGCTAG
- a CDS encoding FAD-dependent oxidoreductase, translating to MAKPILLAVDDDVSVLETVVQDLRRKYGKDYRILRAASGQAALDTCQQLKERGDVIALFLSDQRMPGMTGVDFLEKAIPLYPDAKRVLLTAYTDTEAAIRAINSARIHYYLTKPWDPPEDKLYPVLDDLIAAWNDGHKPAYDGLQLISARWGAGDHETRNFLSRNLIPFKWLDPEKNPECLDLLCEKQLDDAKLPVVLFPDGSSLVQPSMTELAAKVGLRTQARQEHYDVVVAGAGPAGLAAAVYGASEGLKTLIIDSLAPGGQAGSSSKIENYLGFSQGISGERLAKEAYIQAIRLGAEFMTQRVCSIRSENGYHIVRLADGREVSCRVCLIATGVEYCKLDIPGAKEFSGAGLFYGAALTEAASCAQQEIYIVGGANSAGQAAMYFSRSAAQVRMLVRGPSLERSMSRYLIEQIEKTSNIAVEHHTQIRELKGNGHLAEIVLETPNGFETRPATSVFAFIGAAPKTGWLPDCVARDPKGFVLAGPDLKTKAGNLWKYERDPYLLETTVPGIFVAGDVRFGSVKRVASSVGEGSIAIQFVHQYLATL from the coding sequence ATGGCGAAACCGATCCTTCTAGCGGTAGATGACGACGTCAGCGTACTTGAGACTGTCGTCCAGGACCTGCGCCGAAAATACGGAAAAGACTACCGCATCCTCCGCGCGGCGTCCGGACAGGCCGCACTCGATACCTGCCAGCAACTCAAAGAACGTGGCGATGTCATCGCCCTCTTCCTCTCCGACCAGCGCATGCCCGGCATGACCGGCGTCGACTTCCTCGAAAAAGCCATCCCGCTCTATCCTGACGCGAAGCGCGTACTCCTCACCGCGTATACAGACACCGAAGCCGCGATCCGTGCCATCAACTCCGCACGCATCCACTACTACCTGACCAAACCCTGGGATCCGCCAGAGGACAAGCTCTACCCGGTCCTCGACGATCTCATCGCCGCCTGGAACGACGGACATAAGCCCGCTTATGACGGCCTGCAGCTTATCAGTGCTCGCTGGGGCGCGGGCGACCATGAGACCCGCAACTTCCTCTCACGCAACCTGATCCCCTTCAAGTGGCTCGACCCCGAAAAGAACCCCGAGTGCCTGGATCTTCTCTGCGAAAAGCAGCTCGATGACGCCAAGCTTCCCGTGGTTCTCTTCCCGGATGGCTCATCACTCGTGCAACCCTCCATGACCGAGCTTGCAGCGAAGGTGGGGCTCCGCACGCAGGCCCGGCAGGAGCACTATGACGTGGTCGTTGCGGGAGCAGGTCCCGCAGGACTCGCGGCAGCCGTCTATGGCGCATCCGAAGGGCTTAAGACCCTCATCATCGACTCCCTCGCCCCCGGCGGTCAGGCAGGCTCTTCGTCCAAGATCGAAAACTATCTCGGCTTCTCGCAAGGCATCAGTGGCGAACGGCTCGCTAAGGAGGCCTACATCCAGGCCATCCGCCTTGGCGCAGAGTTCATGACGCAACGCGTCTGCTCCATCCGTTCCGAGAATGGATATCACATCGTCAGGCTCGCGGATGGACGCGAAGTCTCCTGTCGCGTGTGTCTCATCGCCACTGGCGTTGAGTACTGCAAGCTCGACATTCCGGGTGCAAAGGAATTCTCTGGTGCAGGTCTTTTCTACGGGGCCGCACTGACCGAAGCTGCATCGTGCGCCCAGCAGGAGATCTATATCGTTGGCGGTGCCAACTCGGCCGGACAGGCTGCAATGTACTTCTCACGCTCAGCGGCCCAGGTCCGCATGCTGGTCCGCGGCCCCTCGTTGGAGCGCAGCATGTCCCGCTACCTGATCGAGCAGATTGAAAAGACCTCCAACATTGCGGTCGAACATCACACGCAGATACGCGAGCTCAAAGGCAATGGCCATCTCGCGGAGATCGTGCTCGAGACCCCCAACGGATTCGAGACGCGTCCAGCGACCTCCGTCTTTGCCTTCATCGGAGCAGCGCCCAAAACCGGATGGCTTCCCGACTGTGTAGCCCGCGACCCCAAGGGGTTTGTGCTGGCTGGTCCCGATCTGAAGACCAAGGCCGGAAATCTTTGGAAGTATGAACGTGATCCCTATCTTCTGGAAACAACGGTTCCCGGCATCTTCGTTGCTGGAGACGTTCGCTTCGGCTCCGTGAAACGTGTAGCCTCCTCTGTCGGAGAGGGCTCCATCGCCATCCAGTTCGTCCACCAATATCTTGCAACACTCTAA
- a CDS encoding ATP-binding protein, which yields MTPSAISPHPVTSTLSPETIARLADVSILASLDETTLHCLDGATEVHLPAEEVLIQQGEAARFFWILLSGSITISNTSTDGQETTQHTMHQGVAFGEVQLLANIASAATYRAASDCELLQLDEEQFWLLMTSCPEVRKAILGNMAMRLAKLQATTFHQEKMASLGTLAAGLMHELNNPGAAARRASSQLRENLLRMHALTAKFSKTDMTYEQKQCMFDLQEFALGASLPQPLSSIEQADAEEALTAWMEDSQIEDAWKMAPTLVSIGIQAQDLEHARITFTGSMFSDSISWLVALISSMQLVGIVEESITRVTDLVQAVKSYAYEGRGEKQTIDVNASIHATLVILSHKIREKQLTLDKSFSSDLVNLQTECQGLNQIWTNLLDNAIDAAPQGGTLTIRTWTEQVRTGPQTPPRANICVMFRDNGPGIPPEIQSRIFDPFYTTKPVGVGTGLGLGIVFRIVEQCGGTLRFTSAPGDTEFVVRLPSTRA from the coding sequence GTGACCCCCTCAGCCATTTCACCCCATCCCGTGACTTCGACACTTTCGCCCGAGACCATCGCACGTCTCGCCGACGTCTCGATCCTGGCCTCACTCGACGAGACCACTCTGCATTGCCTCGATGGCGCGACCGAAGTCCATCTTCCTGCTGAGGAGGTTCTCATCCAGCAGGGCGAAGCCGCGCGTTTTTTCTGGATTCTGCTCTCCGGCTCCATCACCATATCGAATACCTCCACCGATGGCCAGGAGACTACGCAGCACACCATGCACCAGGGTGTGGCCTTCGGTGAGGTCCAGCTCCTCGCCAACATCGCCTCTGCCGCGACATACCGTGCCGCAAGCGATTGCGAGCTCCTCCAACTGGATGAAGAGCAGTTCTGGCTCCTTATGACGAGTTGCCCCGAAGTCCGCAAGGCGATCCTGGGCAACATGGCCATGCGCCTGGCCAAGCTCCAGGCAACTACCTTTCACCAGGAGAAGATGGCCTCCCTCGGCACCCTTGCTGCTGGGCTTATGCACGAACTCAACAATCCGGGTGCCGCCGCGCGCCGGGCCTCCTCTCAGCTACGCGAAAATCTGCTCCGCATGCATGCTCTCACCGCCAAGTTTTCCAAGACAGATATGACGTACGAGCAGAAGCAATGCATGTTCGACCTCCAGGAGTTTGCACTCGGAGCATCGCTGCCCCAGCCACTCAGCTCCATCGAGCAGGCTGACGCGGAAGAGGCTCTCACCGCATGGATGGAAGACTCCCAGATCGAGGACGCCTGGAAGATGGCCCCCACACTCGTCTCCATCGGCATACAAGCCCAGGACCTGGAGCACGCACGCATCACTTTTACCGGAAGCATGTTTTCGGACTCTATCAGTTGGCTCGTGGCGTTAATCTCTTCCATGCAACTTGTAGGCATCGTGGAAGAGAGCATCACCCGCGTGACAGATCTGGTCCAGGCGGTCAAAAGTTACGCCTACGAGGGTCGCGGCGAAAAACAGACCATCGACGTGAACGCCAGCATTCACGCTACTCTCGTAATCCTCAGCCACAAGATCCGCGAAAAGCAGCTTACTCTCGATAAGAGCTTCTCTTCGGACCTGGTCAATCTCCAGACCGAGTGCCAGGGTCTCAACCAGATCTGGACCAATCTCCTCGATAACGCCATCGACGCCGCTCCACAGGGAGGCACGCTGACGATCCGTACCTGGACGGAACAGGTCCGCACGGGGCCGCAGACCCCACCGCGAGCCAACATCTGCGTCATGTTCCGCGACAACGGCCCCGGCATCCCTCCCGAGATCCAGTCCCGTATCTTCGATCCCTTCTACACCACTAAACCAGTAGGCGTCGGCACAGGCCTCGGCCTGGGAATCGTCTTCCGCATCGTCGAACAGTGCGGCGGCACTCTCCGCTTCACCTCTGCTCCCGGAGATACCGAGTTCGTCGTTCGCCTACCCTCGACCAGAGCCTGA